A DNA window from Jaculus jaculus isolate mJacJac1 chromosome 1, mJacJac1.mat.Y.cur, whole genome shotgun sequence contains the following coding sequences:
- the Sele gene encoding E-selectin yields MIAAQLLSTLAFVLLVGKSRAWYYNASVELMTYDEASAYCQQRYTHLVAIQNQEEIKYLNHTFAYSQSYYWIGIRKVNDVWVWVGTQKPLTEEATNWAPGEPNNKQNNEDCVEIYIKRSHDAGMWNDERCSKKKLALCYTASCTYASCSGHGECVETINNYTCKCHPGFSGLNCEQVVTCQEQEQPQHGSLQCTHPYGNFSYNSSCSVKCERGYLPNTTDTTTRCMSSGEWSAPTAACNVVECEALTHPANGIRKCSSNPGSFPWNTTCAFDCEQGYRLMGAPNLKCTSSGDWDNEKPTCKAVTCDAIPQPQHGSVSCSHSAVGQFAFKTSCNFSCEDGFLLQGAAQVECTAQGQWTQQIPVCKAFQCEALSKPYRGYMKCLPGASGAFKSGASCEFSCEKGFELKGSKRLQCDPRGKWDGNKPTCAAVKCGAMAQPHNGSMTCTHAATGEFTYMSSCAFRCAEGFELQGSAQLECTSQGQWTQEAPSCQVVRCSSPVVPGKASMSCSGSAVFGTVCEFACPEGWMLNGSSSLTCDATGHWSGMLPTCEAPTESNLPLVAGLSTAGTSLLALSSFLFWFLKYFRKKAKKFVPASSCQSLQSDGSYQMPSDLI; encoded by the exons ATGATTGCCGCACAGTTGCTTTCCACTCTGGCTTTTG TGCTTCTCGTTGGAAAGAGCAGAGCCTGGTACTATAATGCCTCCGTGGAACTCATGACATACGATGAAGCTAGTGCATATTGCCAGCAAAGGTACACACATCTGGTGGCAATCCAAAACCAAGAAGAGATCAAGTACCTAAACCACACGTTTGCCTATTCACAAAGCTATTACTGGATAGGAATCCGAAAAGTCAATGACGTGTGGGTCTGGGTAGGGACCCAGAAGCCTCTGACTGAAGAAGCAACAAACTGGGCTCCAGGAGAGCCAAACAACAAGCAAAATAATGAGGACTGTGTAGAGATTTACATCAAGAGAAGCCATGATGCTGGCATGTGGAATGATGAGCGATGCagcaagaagaaactggctttGTGCTATACAG CTTCCTGTACCTATGCATCTTGCAGTGGCCATGGGGAATGTGTAGAGACCATCAATAACTACACCTGCAAGTGCCACCCTGGTTTCAGTGGACTCAACTGTGAGCAGG TTGTGACATGCCAAGAACAGGAACAGCCTCAGCACGGAAGCCTACAGTGCACCCATCCTTACGGGAATTTCAGCTACAATTCCTCCTGCTCTGTCAAGTGTGAAAGGGGCTATCTGCCCAACACCACAGACACGACCACGCGGTGTATGTCCTCTGGAGAATGGAGTGCTCCTACTGCAGCTTGCAATG TGGTTGAGTGTGAGGCTTTGACACATCCTGCCAATGGCATCAGGAAATGTTCCTCAAACCCGGGCAGCTTCCCATGGAACACAACCTGTGCATTTGACTGTGAGCAAGGATACAGACTCATGGGAGCCCCGAACCTCAAGTGTACCTCCTCGGGGGACTGGGACAATGAGAAGCCAACGTGCAAAG CTGTGACCTGTGACGCCATCCCTCAGCCCCAGCACGGCTCAGTGAGCTGCAGCCACTCAGCGGTTGGTCAGTTCGCTTTCAAGACATCTTGCAACTTCTCCTGTGAGGATGGCTTCCTGCTGCAGGGGGCAGCTCAGGTAGAATGCACCGCTCAagggcagtggacacagcaaatCCCCGTGTGTAAAG CTTTCCAGTGTGAAGCTTTATCCAAACCATACCGAGGTTACATGAAGTGCCTTCCTGGTGCTTCTGGAGCTTTCAAAAGTGGAGCCAGCTGTGAGTTTTCCTGTGAAAAAGGATTTGAGCTGAAGGGATCAAAAAGGCTCCAGTGTGACCCAAGAGGGAAGTGGGATGGCAACAAGCCCACATGTGCAG CTGTGAAATGCGGTGCTATGGCTCAGCCCCACAATGGCTCCATGACGTGTACACATGCTGCTACTGGAGAATTCACCTACATGTCCTCCTGTGCCTTCCGCTGTGCGGAAGGCTTTGAATTACAAGGATCAGCTCAACTCGAGTGCACATctcagggacagtggacacaggAGGCCCCCTCTTGCCAAG TGGTTCGGTGTTCGAGCCCTGTGGTTCCAGGAAAGGCCAGCATGAGCTGCAGTGGGTCAGCGGTGTTTGGCACTGTGTGTGAGTTTGCTTGTCCTGAAGGATGGATGCTCAATGGATCGTCATCTCTGACATGTGATGCCACGGGACACTGGTCGGGCATGCTGCCTACCTGTGAAG CTCCCACTGAGTCCAACCTTCCCTTGGTAGCTGGACTTTCGACCGCAGGAACCTCCCTCCTGGCATTGTCATCATTTCTCTTCTGGTTTCTGAAATACTTTCGGAAAAAAG cAAAGAAATTTGTCCCTGCCAG CAGCTGCCAAAGCCTTCAATCTGATGGAAGCTATCAAATGCCTTCTGACCTCATTTAA